In Nicotiana tabacum cultivar K326 chromosome 19, ASM71507v2, whole genome shotgun sequence, one DNA window encodes the following:
- the LOC107819127 gene encoding chromatin modification-related protein EAF1 A isoform X4 translates to MHGCGAESDPVVNAEVDSMGGVLEGGVGIGNITSPRRSAIEEVQLELRQEYCFLEEKRRELEFLEKGGDPLDFKFGNAASLSVQSTSLTDQHPDKLVTSEAKGSFAITASPHGDSVESSGRLGAPQLCEPNSADNLMLFDGENEFTEGDRSSRHPGRSNLTPSEQSFMLDRSRNAKELGDSAAFGVPRKAYKRRYRSRPNDVKGLVSDGENPKDQNSSLNIAVPSSPKGCMPVKTLASEVDGVKAAESTTYLKTDDLADSIPEASASRDLLDNQHDQNSHTGVKEMSIQEGPERLPSSLGEEAVSSAGQEGQSCTAAAGLGKQASSSQINGFSCGKSDQKSIPNDAQSSGAALGTKGLDSESSCTRTTLDRNNDREMIMNPKNLDSKGDLKEQMSVPEGTPIIESNLKEQKEVKAGDGCGLTNEVCNSGPKKHQNYFLDTSQEEFVSSEPNLPCEVKDNITTIVEAVGPSPSETERKPSANTSDSSNLQKGNACIIGRQASVESRIPEPSQHVSPHGVSNLSPEAQASGINVKLATRGDEDSILKEAQIIEAKRKRIAELSAVTFPVENRRKSHWDYVLEEMVWLANDFAQERLWKMTAAAQMCHRVAFTARSRFQEQNSSWELKKVAHIMAKAVMGFWQSIEGKSKKLELPIFRKGHTLAIREYAMRFLKYNDSDVPQSLAEAPVTPERVSDAGIIDAPQEDHFREENLFYAVSLGAMDAYRKSIESHVLHYEKFGMHEEVETSACITVPDFGSQDYAFEEDEGETSPYDISVAIEGNKLSRFSQKKRKILIKAYNGRSYDVHTDVPFTQRVENKLGTHQSMQLGKRPASNLNVSIPTKRMRTASRQRVLSPYSATTSGCAQLPIKTDASSGDTSSFQDDQSTLHGGSHMPNSLDVESVGDFEKHLPFDSSEVSKPKKKKKSKILGAYEQRWKADSNFQKEQRDFSRKRLESHQLDSNGSNGLVGQHITKKPKMMRQSLENSFENIGAGGGFVPSPAASQMSNMSNPNKLIRMLSGRDQGRRGKTLKTSAGQPGSGSPWSLFEDQALVVLVHDMGPNWELVSDAFNSTLQFKCIYRKPKECKERHKILMDRSSGDGADSADDSGSSQPYPSTLPGIPKGSARQLFQRLQGPMEEDTLRSHFEKMILIGQKYLLRKNQGYKHDPRHLQQPHDSHTHVLSKHCTNNLNGGPIFTPLDLCDAPSSPDYLSVGCQGPHPSELSISSQCALNSVLPASGANSAVQGSSNMISGNNFPSSPLNASVRDGRYIVPRSASLPVDEQQRFQQYNQMRNMQSNMAAPGVLAATDRGGARILSSGNSTGMMCGINRGIPMARPGFQGVASSSILNSGSMLSSGMGAMPNTVNMHSGVSSNQPPQNQEVQRQMMLPELQGNSQVVSPFGGLSSSFPNQSASPVTSYPLHHRQSHQPPMLSPHRPHLQGANHATNSQQQAYAIRLAKERHLQQRLVQQQFSHSQPQLPISSSLQNSPKTTSQSSSPPVSLSPLTSPTSMTPMPQHHALPNHGLARTAQTGGSTVTTQMTKQRQRQIGQQQLQQAGRHHPPQRQQSQSQQQAKLLKGVGRGNMMMHQNLQIDPSLLNGLSNNQTNQSAEKGEQATHLMQGHGLYSGTAHSPVQLAKQAVAPHSSSQPQPKIYSGQLPPSTKHLQQQMPNQDNSNQGPGSLAPSDTISSQQSVPSSVTGSSNHQGLVHQQPQVQPQPKLMNQSQATVQRVLQQNHVVNSDQSKKLQAGEPQAEQHPMCKTSQIGAITSMLQDVNDATNVADVSTLSANQWKGTEPLCDSIGTPPTNSAGSESVPQISQGVSQRQSSGNLAPTGPDSFNWQQKSSQLQPPSSVTQPQLQQQLSPLQHSQEQAQILQAGNSSSFARSNDCRLD, encoded by the exons ATGCATGGATGTGGTGCGGAATCTGATCCCGTAGTCAATGCCGAGGTTGATTCGATGGGAGGAGTTCTTGaaggtggagttggtattggtaacATAACTTCTCCGCGGAGATCAGCAATTGAGGAGGTTCAACTTGAGCTTAG GCAGGAGTATTGTTTCCTagaggaaaagagaagagaattagAATTTCTTGAGAAA GGTGGTGATCCGCTGGATTTCAAATTCGGGAATGCTGCTTCACTTAGTGTTCAGTCCACTTCTCTGACAGATCAACATCCCGATAAGCTTGTGACCAG TGAAGCAAAAGGTAGTTTTGCAATTACTGCTTCTCCTCATGGAGACTCAGTTGAAAGTAGTGGTCGACTTGGGGCTCCTCAACTTTGTGAACCCAACAGTGCTGACAATCTCATGCTATTTGATGGTGAAAATGAATTCACTGAAGGTGATAGGTCTTCTAGACACCCCGGTAGGAGCAATCTTACTCCATCAGAGCAGTCATTTATGTTGGATAGAAGTCGCAATGCAAAAGAATTGGGTGATTCTGCTGCTTTTGGTGTCCCTAGAAAAGCTTACAAGCGAAGATACAGGTCCCGGCCTAATGATGTAAAAGGACTGGTTTCTGATGGAGAAAATCCAAAAGACCAGAACTCTTCTTTGAACATTGCAGTGCCTTCTAGTCCAAAGGGTTGTATGCCTGTGAAGACTCTGGCTTCTGAAGTAGATGGTGTTAAAGCTGCAGAGTCAACTACTTACTTGAAGACGGATGATCTGGCAGATAGCATTCCTGAAGCTAGTGCTTCCAGAGATTTGCTGGATAACCAACATGATCAGAACTCACACACAGGTGTTAAGGAAATGTCTATTCAGGAAGGTCCTGAAAGGCTTCCATCGTCACTGGGAGAAGAAGCGGTAAGTTCTGCTGGCCAGGAAGGTCAGTCATGTACAGCTGCAGCAGGCCTTGGGAAGCAAGCTAGTTCCAGCCAAATAAATGGGTTCAGTTGTGGGAAGAGTGACCAGAAAAGCATACCAAATGATGCTCAAAGCAGTGGTGCAGCATTGGGCACAAAGGGTTTAGATTCAGAATCTTCTTGCACCCGGACTACTCTAGATCGAAATAATGATAGGGAAATGATTATGAACCCAAAAAACTTGGACTCCAAAGGTGACTTGAAGGAACAAATGTCGGTGCCAGAGGGAACACCCATTATCGAAAGCAATCTTAAAGAACAGAAAGAGGTGAAAGCTGGTGACGGTTGTGGTTTGACCAATGAAGTATGCAATTCTGGCCCCAAAAAGCACCAAAATTATTTTCTCGATACATCACAGGAAGAATTTGTTAGCAGTGAACCTAATTTGCCTTGTGAGGTAAAAGATAATATTACCACCATAGTGGAAGCAGTTGGCCCATCTCCGTCAGAAACTGAGAGGAAACCCAGTGCAAATACAAGTGATAGTTCCAACCTCCAAAAAGGAAATGCTTGTATTATTGGACGTCAGGCTTCAGTTGAGTCCAGAATACCTGAGCCTTCTCAGCATGTATCACCACATGGAGTTTCAAATCTTTCCCCTGAGGCACAAGCATCTGGGATCAACGTTAAACTTGCTACCAGGGGTGATGAAGACTCAATCTTGAAAGAGGCACAGATTATAGAG GCGAAACGTAAAAGGATTGCAGAGTTATCTGCAGTGACCTTTCCAGTGGAGAATCGTCGCAAATCCCACTGGGATTATGTACTTGAGGAAATGGTTTGGCTGGCAAATGATTTTGCTCAG GAACGTCTTTGGAAAATGACTGCAGCTGCTCAAATGTGTCACCGGGTGGCTTTTACCGCGCGGTCACGATTCCAAGAACAAAATAGTAGTTGGGAGCTAAAAAAGGTAGCTCATATTATGGCCAAAGCTGTCATGGGTTTCTGGCAGTCTATTGAG GGGAAAAGCAAAAAACTGGAGCTGCCGATCTTTAGAAAGGGTCATACCCTTGCTATTAGGGAATATGCCATGAGATTTCTGAAATACAATGACTCTGATGTTCCACAAAGCCTTGCTGAAGCTCCGGTGACTCCAGAGAGGGTGTCTGATGCTGGAATCATTGATGCGCCCCAGGAAGATCATTTTAGAGAA GAGAACCTCTTCTATGCTGTCTCCCTTGGAGCAATGGATGCTTACAGAAAGTCCATCGAATCTCATGTGCTGCACTATGAG AAATTTGGTATGCATGAAGAGGTGGAGACATCTGCATGCATTACAGTTCCAg ACTTTGGATCTCAAGACTATGCATTTGAAGAGGATGAAGGAGAGACAAGTCCATATGACATATCAGTTGCCATTGAAGGTAACAAATTGTCAAGATTTTCccagaagaaaaggaagatccTCATAAAGGCATATAATGGACGATCATATGATGTTCACACTGATGTACCATTTACACAACGTGTGGAAAACAAACTTGGTACTCATCAATCTATGCAACTGGGCAAACGGCCAGCAAGCAATCTTAATGTGTCTATTCCAACAAAGCGTATGCGTACTGCTTCTAGGCAAAGAGTTCTTAGTCCTTACAGTGCAACAACATCTGGATGTGCTCAGTTGCCAATCAAAACTGATGCTTCAAGTGGTGATACCAGTTCATTTCAGGATGATCAGAGTACTTTGCATGGGGGATCACATATGCCAAATAGTTTGGACGTTGAGTCAGTTGGCGATTTCGAAAAGCATTTACCATTTGACTCCAGTGAAGTTTCAAAacctaaaaagaagaaaaaatcaaaGATTCTG GGAGCATATGAACAGCGATGGAAGGCTGATTCTAATTTTCAAAAGGAGCAG AGGGACTTTTCCAGAAAGAGATTGGAGAGCCATCAACTTGATTCTAATGGTAGTAACG GTTTAGTCGGTCAACATATCACAAAGAAGCCAAAGATGATGAGGCAATCACTTGaaaattcttttgaaaatataGGTGCTGGTGGTGGATTTGTCCCATCTCCAGCGGCTTCCCAGATGAGTAACATGTCCAACCCAAATAAACTTATAAGAATGCTTAGTGGTAGGGACCAGGGTAGGAGAGGCAAAACTTTGAAG ACGTCTGCTGGACAACCAGGTTCAGGAAGTCCATGGTCGCTATTCGAGGACCAG GCGCTCGTGGTCCTGGTGCATGACATGGGTCCAAACTGGGAGCTTGTAAGTGATGCTTTCAACAGTACTTTACAATTCAAG TGTATCTACCGCAAGCCAAAAGAATGCAAAGAACGACACAAAATACTGATGGACAGAAGTAGTGGTGATGGTGCTGATAGTGCTGATGATTCAGGATCTTCTCAACCTTATCCTTCAACATTACCTGGCATTCCCAAG GGAAGTGCTAGGCAACTGTTTCAGCGTTTGCAGGGGCCAATGGAAGAGGATACACTTAGATctcattttgagaaaatgatctTGATCGGGCAGAAATATCTTTTACGGAAGAATCAG GGTTATAAACATGATCCGAGACATCTCCAGCAACCACATGATTCTCACACACATGTTCTTTCCAAACATTGTACAAATAATCTGAACGGAGGCCCTATTTTTAC ACCTTTGGACCTATGTGATGCGCCCTCGAGTCCAGACTATCTTTCTGTTGGATGCCAAGGTCCGCACCCAAGTGAATTATCTATCTCAAGTCAGTGTGCATTAAACTCAGTGCTCCCAGCGTCTGGTGCAAACTCCGCAGTCCAGGGGTCGTCCAATATGATTAGTGGAAACAACTTTCCGTCAAGTCCCCTCAATGCATCTGTTAG GGATGGTAGATATATTGTTCCTAGATCTGCATCTCTTCCAGTTGATGAACAGCAGAGATTTCAGCAGTATAATCAAATGAGAAATATGCAATCCAATATGGCTGCTCCTGGAGTTCTTGCAGCCACTGATCGTGGTGGTGCTCGTATACTTTCCAGTGGCAATAGTACGGGCATGATGTGTGGGATCAATAGAGGTATTCCAATGGCAAGGCCTGGGTTTCAAGGAGTTGCATCATCGTCTATATTGAATTCTGGAAGCATGCTTTCCTCCGGGATGGGAGCAATGCCAAACACTGTGAATATGCATTCTGGAGTGAGCTCTAATCAG CCTCCACAGAATCAGGAAGTTCAGAGGCAAATGATGCTTCCCGAGCTTCAAGGAAACAGCCAAGTGGTCTCTCCATTTGGTGGGTTAAGTTCCTCTTTCCCCAACCAGTCTGCCTCTCCCGTCACATCGTATCCACTTCATCATCGGCAATCACATCAGCCACCTATGCTTAGCCCTCATCGTCCTCATCTTCAAGGGGCTAATCATGCCACCAACTCACAGCAACAAGCTTATGCTATTCGATTAGCTAAAGAGAGGCACCTGCAGCAGCGACTGGTGCAACAACAATTTTCACATTCGCAGCCCCAACTTCCTATTTCATCTTCTTTGCAAAATAGTCCCAAGACCACATCACAATCTTCTTCTCCGCCGGTATCACTTTCTCCTTTGACGTCCCCCACCTCAATGACCCCAATGCCGCAACATCATGCATTGCCAAATCATGGGCTTGCACGGACTGCTCAAACTGGGGGCAGCACCGTAACTACTCAGATGACCAAGCAAAGGCAACGTCAGATAGGGCAGCAGCAGCTTCAACAAGCAGGCAGGCACCATCCTCCACAGCGCCAGCAGTCACAATCTCAACAACAAGCTAAATTGTTGAAGGGAGTTGGCAGAGGCAACATGATGATGCACCAGAACTTGCAGATAGATCCCTCTCTACTGAATGGGCTTTCGAACAATCAAACAAATCAATCTGCTGAGAAAGGTGAGCAAGCCACTCACTTGATGCAAGGTCATGGACTATATTCTGGTACAGCACACAGCCCTGTCCAGCTTGCAAAGCAAGCTGTGGCACCTCATTCTTCAAGTCAGCCCCAGCCTAAGATTTACTCTGGCCAACTACCTCCATCTACCAAGCATCTTCAGCAGCAGATGCCTAATCAGGATAATAGCAATCAAGGTCCTGGCTCATTGGCTCCCTCTGATACTATTTCATCTCAGCAATCTGTTCCATCCTCAGTCACAGGTTCTTCCAACCACCAAGGATTGGTGCATCAACAACCACAGGTGCAGCCACAACCAAAACTGATGAATCAAAGCCAAGCAACTGTACAACGGGTATTGCAGCAGAACCATGTAGTAAATTCAGATCAATCAAAGAAGTTGCAAGCTGGTGAACCTCAAGCTGAACAACACCCTATGTGCAAAACTTCTCAGATAGGTGCAATCACCTCAATGCTTCAGGACGTCAATGATGCAACTAATGTCGCAGATGTTTCAACTCTGAGTGCTAATCAGTGGAAGGGTACAGAACCATTATGTGATTCAATTGGGACTCCACCAACAAATTCTGCTGGCAGTGAGTCGGTGCCTCAAATCAGCCAAGGGGTAAGCCAAAGACAATCTTCAGGCAACTTGGCTCCAACAGGGCCTGATAGTTTCAACTGGCAGCAAAAATCCTCCCAGTTGCAACCTCCTTCCTCAGTGACCCAGCCACAGTTGCAGCAGCAGCTTTCACCATTGCAACATTCACAAGAACAGGCTCAGATTCTGCAAGCAGGGAATAGCAGTTCGTTTGCTAGGTCCAATGACTGTAGACTGGATTAA